One part of the Candidatus Saccharimonadales bacterium genome encodes these proteins:
- a CDS encoding NUDIX domain-containing protein, with translation MQVPVPRFERFKKYFQRRKPAIQEVVREQTAGGVVFRRNEKTNEIEVLLTQDAKDRWTIPKGHIEEGETAKETAEREVREETGLQKMEVMNWLGKINFRYRRQQSLILMTTQIYLIRGLGDTNALTKEDWMNGIGWFKVHDALDMIEYEDITKLLLLAMKRIRHAGY, from the coding sequence ATGCAAGTACCAGTTCCTAGGTTCGAAAGGTTCAAAAAGTATTTTCAACGCCGAAAACCAGCAATACAAGAAGTAGTGCGAGAACAGACTGCCGGCGGTGTTGTTTTTAGACGCAACGAAAAGACTAATGAGATCGAAGTTTTGCTGACTCAAGATGCCAAAGATCGTTGGACTATTCCTAAAGGTCACATCGAAGAAGGTGAGACCGCCAAAGAGACCGCCGAGCGCGAAGTTCGTGAAGAAACCGGCTTGCAAAAAATGGAAGTCATGAATTGGCTTGGAAAAATCAACTTTCGCTATCGCCGTCAACAAAGCTTAATTTTAATGACTACGCAGATTTACTTAATTCGTGGCTTAGGTGATACGAACGCGCTTACCAAAGAAGATTGGATGAACGGAATTGGGTGGTTTAAAGTTCACGACGCTCTTGATATGATTGAATATGAAGACATAACTAAGTTACTTTTATTAGCAATGAAACGAATCCGACATGCAGGATATTAG
- the rnc gene encoding ribonuclease III: MQDISKYQKFAEDILGFKFDEPQHLITALTHRSYMNEHKSSATAHNERLEFLGDAVLELVVTEFLYLNYDEPEGILTNWRAALVRTESISAAGSRLGLYDLMRLSRGEKHGSDRAKQQIMANAFEAVIGAIYLDKGYKAASAFVHKHILATLEDILQTGSWRDPKSRLQEVAQSVDGETPVYKVLAEDGPDHDKMFTLGAYIGNKLRGKGSGPSKQMAQQEAAKNALKSYEK; encoded by the coding sequence ATGCAGGATATTAGCAAATATCAAAAATTCGCCGAAGATATTTTAGGCTTTAAATTTGACGAACCACAGCATTTGATAACGGCTTTGACACACCGCTCTTACATGAATGAGCACAAATCTAGCGCAACTGCCCACAACGAGCGCCTAGAATTTTTAGGCGATGCAGTTCTAGAATTAGTTGTAACAGAGTTTTTATATTTAAATTACGATGAACCAGAAGGTATTTTAACTAACTGGCGCGCAGCTTTGGTGCGCACGGAATCTATCAGTGCAGCCGGAAGTCGGCTGGGGCTTTATGATTTAATGCGATTGAGTCGCGGTGAAAAGCACGGGTCTGATCGCGCAAAACAGCAGATTATGGCAAATGCTTTCGAGGCTGTAATCGGTGCAATCTACCTTGATAAAGGCTACAAGGCTGCGAGCGCTTTTGTTCATAAGCACATTTTGGCGACTTTGGAAGATATTTTACAGACTGGCTCGTGGCGCGATCCTAAGTCACGCTTGCAGGAAGTCGCTCAAAGTGTAGACGGCGAGACTCCTGTTTATAAAGTTTTGGCCGAAGACGGTCCAGATCACGATAAAATGTTTACTTTAGGTGCATATATTGGCAACAAATTGCGAGGTAAGGGCAGCGGACCTTCTAAGCAGATGGCTCAACAAGAGGCGGCGAAGAACGCGCTGAAGAGTTACGAAAAGTAG
- the rpsP gene encoding 30S ribosomal protein S16 yields MLAIRMQRLGRKALPVYRLAVQEAQRHPSSGRVVAYVGSYNPHTKEVKIDKEKVEFYLKNGAQPTPRVVKVLTGEKVDLPKWVTPVKNDRAAKLRNPEKLRKNQPKEEAAPEAKTEEAVEKTEE; encoded by the coding sequence ATGCTAGCTATTCGAATGCAACGTCTTGGTCGTAAGGCTTTACCAGTTTACCGCCTTGCTGTTCAAGAAGCTCAACGCCACCCAAGCAGCGGTCGCGTGGTTGCTTATGTAGGTTCTTACAACCCACACACCAAAGAAGTAAAAATTGACAAAGAAAAAGTCGAATTTTATCTAAAAAATGGCGCTCAGCCAACTCCTCGTGTTGTTAAAGTTCTAACAGGCGAAAAAGTTGATTTGCCAAAATGGGTTACTCCTGTTAAAAATGACCGCGCAGCAAAACTACGCAACCCAGAAAAACTTCGTAAAAACCAGCCAAAAGAAGAAGCCGCTCCAGAAGCTAAGACCGAAGAAGCAGTAGAAAAAACCGAAGAATAA
- a CDS encoding KH domain-containing protein codes for MTSIDQQFVEYIIKSLVSKPENVKIERRIDEKGVLLELSVDPEDLGRVIGKRGATAQSVRTLLRALGTKNDARYNLKIVDVDRPEGMPRPAAGPTGSDSDDNTTTSSNDDNKSVQNSTDDSVEERESVSSRTRKELADLDDLDI; via the coding sequence GTGACCAGTATCGACCAACAGTTTGTAGAATATATTATTAAGTCGCTAGTAAGTAAGCCGGAAAACGTAAAAATCGAGCGACGAATCGATGAAAAAGGCGTTCTTTTAGAGCTTAGCGTGGACCCAGAGGACTTGGGTCGCGTAATTGGTAAACGAGGTGCAACTGCACAAAGCGTTCGTACGCTTTTGCGAGCTTTGGGCACTAAAAATGACGCACGTTATAACCTAAAAATTGTTGACGTTGATCGTCCAGAAGGCATGCCACGACCAGCTGCTGGCCCAACAGGTTCTGATTCAGATGACAATACTACAACATCTTCTAATGATGACAACAAGTCTGTGCAAAACTCAACAGATGATTCTGTGGAAGAACGTGAATCGGTCAGCTCAAGAACTAGAAAAGAGCTTGCAGATTTAGACGATCTCGATATATAG
- a CDS encoding GrpB family protein has protein sequence MSTIGLRRGTVKVEPYDARWMEEFEREKLRLLQVFGDKIIQIEHIGSTSVEGLCAKPVIDMVAGVKNFDELPYFVELLQKLGYEYIPERMMGDRKFFPKGERDNRTHHLNIVIINNPDQWVAPLAFRDYLTSHGDVRNEYANLKQDLAIKYSKNRDSYTKAKNTFIKSVLAKAT, from the coding sequence ATGAGCACTATTGGATTGCGGAGAGGTACTGTAAAGGTTGAGCCCTATGATGCTCGTTGGATGGAAGAATTCGAAAGAGAGAAACTGCGCTTACTGCAGGTATTTGGCGATAAAATTATTCAAATAGAACATATTGGCAGCACATCGGTTGAGGGGTTGTGCGCGAAGCCCGTCATAGATATGGTAGCAGGTGTAAAAAACTTCGACGAGTTGCCATATTTTGTTGAGCTTTTGCAAAAACTTGGCTACGAATATATTCCTGAACGAATGATGGGTGATAGAAAGTTTTTTCCTAAGGGTGAGCGAGATAATCGGACTCACCACTTAAATATCGTGATCATTAACAATCCCGATCAATGGGTTGCGCCGTTAGCTTTTCGTGATTATTTAACGAGTCATGGTGATGTGCGTAACGAATATGCCAATTTGAAACAAGACTTGGCGATAAAATACTCCAAAAATCGCGATAGCTACACAAAAGCTAAAAATACTTTTATAAAGTCCGTCCTCGCCAAAGCGACGTAA
- the trmD gene encoding tRNA (guanosine(37)-N1)-methyltransferase TrmD, whose product MNTRLIQVITLFPDMFGGVFGNSMMFKAQDRKIVEFKTINLREFGLGPRKQVDDTPYGGGDGMLLKPEPLFAAVEAAKRNDPTAKVLLMTPRGERWIQATAQKFADNDEGLIIICGRYEGYDERITSVVDHQISIGDYVLTGGEIPAMIIADSVTRLIPGVLGGEKSAEIESFSDGQTLEFPQYTRPAEFRGMIVPEVLLNGNHAEIEKWRQTNSRQIV is encoded by the coding sequence GTGAACACACGCTTAATCCAGGTTATAACTTTATTCCCCGATATGTTCGGGGGTGTTTTTGGCAATTCTATGATGTTCAAGGCGCAAGATCGTAAAATTGTAGAATTTAAAACCATCAATTTACGTGAATTTGGATTAGGTCCACGCAAGCAGGTTGACGACACTCCTTATGGCGGTGGTGACGGCATGTTGCTTAAACCTGAGCCATTATTTGCGGCGGTTGAAGCTGCTAAAAGAAATGATCCAACTGCAAAAGTTTTGTTAATGACTCCGCGCGGCGAACGTTGGATTCAGGCTACGGCGCAAAAGTTTGCCGATAATGATGAAGGCCTAATTATTATTTGTGGTCGCTACGAAGGTTATGATGAACGTATCACGAGTGTGGTCGATCATCAAATCTCTATTGGCGACTACGTTTTAACGGGTGGTGAAATTCCAGCGATGATAATTGCCGATAGCGTTACACGATTAATCCCAGGTGTTTTAGGTGGAGAAAAATCTGCCGAGATAGAGAGTTTTAGCGACGGTCAGACTCTCGAGTTTCCGCAATACACTCGGCCTGCAGAATTTAGGGGAATGATCGTGCCAGAAGTTTTGCTAAACGGAAATCACGCCGAAATAGAAAAATGGCGCCAAACTAACTCTAGGCAGATCGTTTAG
- the sodN gene encoding superoxide dismutase, Ni, translating into MKLSFVKPVYAHCDIPCGIYETDTMRHSADTCLRMIEKINDLPDNQGEKSDDHNNFVRMVINKEKHAELCKEQIYILWSDYFKPEHLQKFPKLHETMWQAAKQCSKVKQTLSADEAKKLIDIVHEIAHIFEDSKK; encoded by the coding sequence ATGAAGTTATCTTTTGTTAAACCGGTTTATGCTCACTGTGATATACCTTGTGGCATTTACGAAACCGACACGATGCGTCACTCGGCGGATACTTGCTTAAGAATGATTGAAAAGATCAACGATTTGCCTGATAACCAAGGTGAAAAGTCAGATGACCACAATAACTTTGTGCGTATGGTTATAAACAAAGAGAAGCACGCTGAACTTTGCAAAGAACAGATCTACATTTTGTGGAGTGATTATTTTAAGCCTGAGCACTTGCAAAAATTTCCAAAATTACATGAAACAATGTGGCAAGCGGCCAAGCAGTGTAGTAAGGTGAAGCAAACGTTAAGTGCAGACGAAGCTAAAAAACTGATTGACATCGTGCACGAAATCGCACATATATTTGAGGACTCAAAGAAATAA
- a CDS encoding S26 family signal peptidase: MFLLRRVNGASMHPNLPHGKLILASKIRKPRVGDVVVVKHHSVEVLKRVHDLKNGLVYLLGDNPDESTDSRHYGWLPVERIKAVVLGANNGQIDTSAEAE, encoded by the coding sequence ATGTTTTTATTAAGAAGAGTCAACGGCGCTAGCATGCATCCAAATTTACCACACGGTAAATTGATTTTAGCTTCTAAAATCCGAAAACCCAGAGTGGGAGACGTCGTAGTTGTTAAGCATCACAGTGTTGAGGTTTTAAAGCGTGTACATGATCTTAAAAACGGGCTAGTCTACTTATTGGGTGATAATCCAGATGAGAGCACTGATAGTCGGCATTATGGTTGGCTGCCGGTAGAACGAATTAAAGCGGTAGTATTAGGAGCGAATAATGGTCAAATCGACACCAGCGCCGAAGCTGAATAA
- a CDS encoding carboxypeptidase-like regulatory domain-containing protein → MTKPKEDQLEAENSVEVAEQKAEGQKTTADKKHNKFVDFLKTKKGITVVCVAALLLVVSLLFAIPVSRYAILGNFVKKQVVVNVTDSLTGKPVSEVEVAAGNLASKTDSDGNATISNVPVGKLQIVATKKYYSEVKQDVVVGVFSETKIVLKMQATGRQVPVKVINKITGNPISEAVITAEESSAKTDDAGEAILVVAADKEVVQGVVSADNYNQAAVTVTVTEEPSDKNIFGLVPSGKIYFLSNRTGTINVMKSNLDGTDPQVVVQGTGKEDGDTVSLLASRDWRYLTLQARRDSEKPKLYLIDTSNDKMTVMDEGDAYFTPHGWSEHRFIYDVTRGNVNTWENKKFALKSFNAEDGGIATLDESEARGGELDPNFQNFSKVYIFGDNLTYIKRWTNYSYDPLANYIYSIKNDGSNKKEIKSFTSKYANLDAKLYKPKEEYFRVGLDNDPKPYFYEYEQQTGEFKEAADIDNNKFYDFYPTFLVSPSGKSTFWYEPRDGKNSLFVGDEDAKDSKEVASLSELTPYGWFSDEYLIASKNGSELFIIPKSNPNNLPALKMTDYYRTNYGFTGYGYGYGGF, encoded by the coding sequence ATGACAAAGCCAAAAGAAGACCAGCTAGAAGCTGAGAATAGTGTTGAAGTTGCCGAGCAAAAAGCCGAGGGACAAAAAACTACAGCCGATAAAAAACATAATAAATTCGTGGACTTTTTAAAGACCAAAAAAGGAATCACGGTTGTTTGCGTAGCCGCGCTATTGCTTGTTGTTAGTTTACTTTTTGCGATACCGGTTTCGCGTTATGCAATTTTAGGAAACTTTGTTAAAAAGCAGGTCGTTGTAAACGTCACGGATTCTTTAACGGGTAAACCTGTGAGTGAAGTTGAGGTTGCTGCTGGAAATTTAGCATCTAAGACCGACAGCGACGGTAATGCGACGATTAGCAATGTCCCAGTTGGAAAATTACAGATAGTCGCAACTAAGAAATACTATAGTGAAGTAAAGCAAGATGTTGTTGTTGGTGTTTTCTCTGAAACAAAGATTGTTCTTAAAATGCAAGCAACAGGAAGACAGGTGCCCGTTAAAGTCATCAATAAAATTACGGGCAATCCTATCAGTGAAGCTGTTATAACTGCCGAAGAATCGTCGGCTAAGACAGACGATGCTGGTGAGGCAATCTTAGTAGTCGCAGCCGATAAAGAGGTTGTGCAAGGTGTAGTGTCCGCCGACAACTACAATCAAGCTGCTGTTACCGTAACGGTCACAGAGGAACCAAGCGATAAAAATATATTTGGTTTAGTTCCAAGCGGAAAAATCTATTTCTTGAGCAATCGCACTGGGACAATTAACGTGATGAAGTCTAACTTAGATGGAACTGACCCACAAGTTGTTGTACAGGGTACTGGTAAAGAAGATGGTGATACTGTCTCGCTGCTTGCTTCAAGAGATTGGAGATATCTAACCTTGCAGGCAAGACGCGATAGCGAAAAACCAAAGCTATACTTGATTGACACCTCAAACGATAAAATGACTGTGATGGATGAGGGTGACGCTTATTTTACGCCACACGGCTGGTCTGAACATCGTTTTATATACGACGTCACTAGAGGAAATGTAAATACCTGGGAAAATAAAAAGTTTGCGCTCAAGTCTTTTAATGCCGAAGACGGTGGCATTGCAACATTGGATGAGTCAGAAGCAAGGGGCGGTGAGCTGGATCCAAACTTCCAGAACTTTAGTAAGGTTTATATTTTTGGCGACAACTTGACCTACATAAAAAGATGGACAAACTATTCGTACGACCCGCTAGCTAACTATATTTATTCGATTAAAAATGACGGTTCAAATAAAAAGGAAATTAAGAGTTTTACATCTAAATACGCGAACTTGGATGCCAAACTATACAAACCCAAAGAAGAGTATTTTAGGGTTGGTTTAGATAATGATCCTAAGCCGTATTTTTACGAGTACGAACAGCAAACAGGTGAATTTAAGGAAGCTGCAGACATTGATAACAACAAATTCTATGACTTTTACCCAACGTTCTTAGTTTCACCGTCGGGCAAATCTACCTTTTGGTATGAACCTCGAGACGGTAAAAATAGTTTGTTTGTAGGCGACGAGGACGCTAAGGATAGCAAAGAAGTCGCCAGCTTAAGTGAACTAACTCCTTACGGATGGTTCTCGGATGAGTACCTCATTGCGTCTAAGAACGGTAGTGAGCTGTTCATAATTCCAAAAAGCAACCCAAACAACCTCCCTGCGTTAAAAATGACAGATTACTATAGAACGAACTACGGGTTTACGGGGTATGGTTACGGTTACGGCGGATTTTAA
- a CDS encoding metallopeptidase family protein, translating to MNISDQEFEQIVTDALDELPGKYISNLSNVAIVYEDEPTEDQRIELKLHCNETLYGLYQGIPLTKRGMGYNLVLPDKITIFKNPLIGSSHDIADLKAKAKHTLWHEIAHHFGLGHKRIHELEDKANGRN from the coding sequence ATGAATATATCCGATCAAGAATTTGAGCAAATTGTAACAGATGCGTTAGATGAACTTCCAGGCAAATACATAAGTAATTTGAGCAACGTCGCGATAGTTTACGAAGATGAGCCAACAGAAGATCAACGCATTGAACTAAAACTACATTGTAACGAAACTTTGTATGGACTCTACCAAGGAATCCCCTTAACCAAACGTGGCATGGGCTATAATTTGGTTTTACCAGATAAAATTACAATTTTTAAGAATCCGTTAATAGGTAGTAGTCACGACATTGCAGACCTGAAGGCCAAAGCTAAACACACTTTGTGGCACGAAATTGCACACCACTTTGGCCTCGGACACAAGCGAATTCACGAGCTAGAAGACAAAGCTAACGGACGGAATTAA
- a CDS encoding RNA-binding protein — protein sequence MATKLFVGSLPYSVNDQQLQDIFAEAGTVVSAKVIIDRDSNRSKGFGFVEMGSEEETKKAIEMFNNKEVEGRTITVNEARPQEPRGPRGNGGGGYNNNRSDRYDRNRGDNNSNRW from the coding sequence ATGGCAACTAAGTTATTCGTTGGTTCACTTCCATACAGTGTGAACGACCAACAGCTTCAAGATATTTTTGCTGAAGCAGGTACAGTTGTATCTGCAAAAGTAATCATTGATCGCGACAGCAATCGTTCAAAAGGCTTCGGCTTTGTAGAAATGGGAAGCGAAGAAGAAACTAAAAAAGCTATCGAAATGTTCAACAACAAAGAAGTTGAAGGACGCACAATCACTGTTAACGAAGCTCGTCCACAAGAACCACGTGGTCCACGTGGTAACGGTGGCGGTGGCTACAACAACAACCGTTCTGATCGTTACGACCGCAACCGTGGCGACAACAACAGCAACCGTTGGTAG
- a CDS encoding polymer-forming cytoskeletal protein — protein sequence MGKKLILFFIAVFGGTLAFAGSANAATFLGQDAPTIGQDQVVDGSLYIAGNTVTVAGTVKGDLFCGGQSVEISGMVEGDVICSGQTVNVTGTVTGDVRVAAQMFSLGASVDKSVTVFGQTVNFNQGSFIGFDATVFAETLNANGQISRDLVANAGTLNISGVVSRLVQANVNNLNIANDSIVGDVDYTSSREAEVADGATVASLERTVVTPTEVEPSNPVLMLISGMAYWFVAMLLIGAAILIVKPGILPSASDSIKANPGAAIGWGALFLFATPIISLLLAITIVGIPLAFLILLAWFIVLIVSQPIAAYFVGNWIMAKTNVKWGEIWTRMASLALGLLIIVVLTAIPFVGWLFALTATALGAGSLKYSKMQSKKVKGNV from the coding sequence ATGGGTAAAAAGTTGATCTTATTTTTTATAGCGGTGTTTGGTGGGACGCTCGCATTTGCAGGCAGTGCGAACGCAGCGACGTTTTTGGGCCAAGATGCGCCAACAATTGGCCAGGATCAAGTCGTAGACGGCTCTTTGTATATTGCCGGCAATACGGTAACGGTGGCGGGCACTGTAAAGGGCGATCTATTTTGTGGTGGTCAATCGGTGGAAATCAGTGGAATGGTTGAGGGCGATGTGATTTGTTCTGGCCAAACAGTAAATGTAACCGGAACTGTGACGGGTGACGTTAGAGTTGCTGCTCAAATGTTTTCGCTTGGCGCTTCAGTTGATAAAAGCGTGACTGTGTTTGGTCAAACTGTAAATTTCAATCAGGGTTCGTTTATTGGGTTTGACGCAACGGTTTTTGCTGAAACATTAAACGCAAACGGGCAGATTAGTAGAGATTTAGTAGCAAATGCCGGAACTTTAAATATTTCTGGGGTAGTCTCTAGGTTAGTTCAGGCTAATGTGAACAACTTAAATATCGCAAATGATTCAATAGTGGGTGACGTCGATTACACAAGCAGTCGCGAAGCAGAAGTCGCCGATGGCGCTACGGTAGCGTCTTTAGAAAGAACTGTAGTTACACCTACGGAAGTCGAGCCCAGCAATCCAGTCTTAATGTTGATCTCGGGAATGGCTTACTGGTTTGTTGCGATGTTACTAATCGGTGCGGCAATCTTAATTGTTAAGCCGGGCATTTTGCCAAGCGCTAGTGATTCTATCAAAGCCAACCCTGGGGCCGCGATCGGATGGGGTGCTTTGTTCCTGTTTGCTACTCCAATAATTTCATTGCTCTTGGCTATAACGATAGTCGGCATTCCCCTCGCGTTTTTGATTTTGCTCGCGTGGTTCATTGTTTTAATTGTATCCCAGCCTATTGCAGCCTACTTTGTTGGCAACTGGATCATGGCAAAGACGAACGTAAAATGGGGTGAAATATGGACTCGCATGGCCTCGCTTGCGCTTGGTCTGCTAATTATAGTGGTTTTGACTGCTATTCCTTTTGTAGGCTGGCTATTTGCTTTAACGGCTACTGCACTAGGGGCTGGCAGTTTAAAGTATAGTAAAATGCAATCTAAAAAAGTAAAGGGCAATGTATGA
- a CDS encoding plastocyanin/azurin family copper-binding protein, with protein MNTKAMFAIVAGVVLVGGAAAWFVLRPNMQASNTSPEPEHAAQNTTESPKTPSVNMTEAAQVEVSIKDFKYTPSNITVKKGTTVIWTNEDSNEHNVVSNIDAPAGGPPKDGPLLGRRQQFTFTYDTVGTFGYHCSLHPFMTGQVTVVE; from the coding sequence ATGAACACAAAAGCAATGTTTGCAATTGTTGCAGGTGTAGTTTTGGTTGGTGGCGCTGCGGCCTGGTTTGTCTTGAGACCTAATATGCAGGCGAGTAACACTAGCCCTGAGCCCGAACATGCCGCTCAAAATACAACCGAGTCACCAAAAACACCAAGTGTAAATATGACCGAAGCAGCACAAGTAGAAGTTTCGATAAAAGATTTTAAATACACCCCATCTAACATCACTGTTAAAAAAGGCACCACTGTTATTTGGACTAACGAAGACAGCAATGAACATAATGTAGTTTCCAATATCGATGCGCCTGCTGGTGGCCCGCCAAAAGACGGTCCACTGCTAGGGCGTCGCCAACAATTTACTTTTACCTATGACACTGTCGGAACTTTTGGTTACCATTGCTCGCTACATCCGTTTATGACTGGCCAGGTTACTGTAGTCGAATAA
- a CDS encoding ferric reductase-like transmembrane domain-containing protein, whose translation MERNTELKIEKMILWGLWFANLAIIFGFWFYSSGQFLFNGWSELLLGLGRLAGLLATFCVLMQFVAMGRLGWLEPIFGMDRLAIFHRRNGIAVLILILLHPPLISLGYMQITGFTMLQQISYTLLNTPFVAFAALGLLLLLLTICSSIYIARKHLKFETWYFVHLANYLAILLIFGHQFANGSTLLGNPWFKYYWIGLYVFTALNLIVWRFLKPVYKFFYHDFKVQQVVAETPTATSVYISGKNMQNFKAEGGQFVLVRFLTKELGLQEHPFSLSMIPDRERLRLTIRQLGDFTNQVPGLKPGTPVVVSGPFGSFTQDRQITDKVLFIAGGIGITPIRSLIEERVKNNQKQDAVLVYASRNLKEIALKTEIEHLCSQAKIKLINVLSEEPTYNGEKGYVDAAILERLVPDIKSRDVFICGPPVMVDKIYPALEQLRVPKQLIHAERFSLHKQ comes from the coding sequence ATGGAACGCAATACTGAGCTAAAAATCGAAAAAATGATTTTGTGGGGTTTGTGGTTTGCAAACCTAGCTATAATATTTGGGTTTTGGTTTTATAGCTCAGGCCAATTCTTATTCAATGGCTGGAGCGAATTGCTACTAGGTTTAGGTAGACTAGCGGGCCTGCTGGCGACATTTTGTGTTCTAATGCAATTTGTTGCCATGGGCAGGTTGGGGTGGCTTGAACCGATATTTGGAATGGACCGACTTGCGATTTTCCATAGGCGTAACGGGATTGCAGTTTTAATTTTGATCCTATTGCACCCGCCGCTTATTAGCCTGGGGTACATGCAAATTACTGGTTTTACAATGCTACAGCAGATATCGTATACGTTGCTTAATACTCCGTTCGTTGCTTTTGCGGCACTTGGCTTGCTTTTACTTTTGCTAACAATTTGTTCGTCGATTTACATTGCACGCAAACATCTAAAGTTTGAAACATGGTACTTTGTTCACTTGGCAAACTACTTAGCAATCCTTCTAATTTTTGGTCATCAATTTGCAAATGGATCCACGTTATTAGGTAATCCTTGGTTTAAATATTACTGGATCGGCCTTTACGTGTTTACTGCGTTAAATTTGATTGTTTGGAGGTTTTTGAAACCGGTTTATAAATTCTTCTACCACGATTTTAAAGTGCAACAAGTAGTCGCCGAAACTCCAACTGCTACGTCGGTTTATATTTCTGGTAAAAATATGCAAAATTTTAAGGCTGAAGGCGGCCAATTTGTATTAGTTAGGTTTTTAACCAAAGAGTTAGGCCTGCAAGAGCATCCATTTTCACTGTCAATGATCCCGGATAGAGAGCGTCTACGGCTTACTATTAGGCAGCTTGGAGATTTTACAAACCAGGTTCCTGGCCTAAAGCCGGGCACTCCAGTTGTAGTTAGTGGCCCGTTCGGCTCCTTTACACAAGATCGACAAATAACAGATAAGGTTTTGTTTATCGCAGGTGGAATTGGCATAACCCCAATTCGTTCGTTAATTGAAGAGCGCGTTAAAAACAACCAAAAACAAGATGCAGTTTTGGTTTATGCTAGTCGTAATCTAAAAGAAATTGCCCTTAAGACTGAAATTGAACACTTATGCAGCCAGGCCAAAATTAAATTAATAAATGTTTTGAGCGAAGAACCGACCTACAACGGTGAAAAAGGATATGTTGATGCGGCAATCTTAGAAAGACTGGTGCCCGATATAAAGTCGCGTGATGTTTTTATTTGTGGCCCTCCTGTTATGGTAGATAAAATCTATCCTGCACTAGAGCAGCTTCGGGTTCCAAAACAGCTAATTCATGCCGAACGCTTTTCGCTTCATAAGCAATAA